A segment of the Brienomyrus brachyistius isolate T26 chromosome 4, BBRACH_0.4, whole genome shotgun sequence genome:
ATAGCCACACTAAGAAGACAAAAGATGGTGAGGAACCCAATCAAACAGGAAAACCTGCCCAATTCAGTTCTGCTCAGCTTAACAAGACCTCTGTCAGGGAGACTTACCACATAGGGCTTCTCTATGCTCTGATGCCTGCGGCTCACATGCTTCCGCATATTGGAGTTGGTGGTGAAGGCTTTGGAGCAGCCTTCCTCAGAGCACCTGTGTGAGATAGAGATGAGAGCAGGTAGGAGGGCAGATGAAGCagaggaggagcagcagcagcagcagggggGCCTCACCTGAAGGGCCGCTCCCCGCTGTGGCTCAGCATGTGTCTACTCAAGTGGCTCTTCGTGCAGAAGCTCTTATCACAGCCGTCAGTCTCGCACACAAACGGCTTCTGCCAGACGGAGGTGGGATAAAAGTAGCCGATGAAAACATACGCGAAAGACGACTGAAGCTCCCAAAGTATAACTGCGTTACCCGGCAAGAGACACTGGAAGACGATAATTTTTACGCCGGAGACTTCATGTATATGTAGATGCGGCACGTTGCGTTTCTTGTGTAATTATTGATGTAGTCAGCTCTGCATGCTATACATTTATACTTGGCACCCATATTCATATTGCAGACTATGTGCCAGCTTAACCCCTATGAATTCCGCGCACTGCGGGGCCACCAGGGGCTTCTCAGCATTCCAGCGGTCGGACTCACCACGCCAGTGTGTTTGCACAGATGCGCCTCCAGTTTCCATGACTTGTTGTACGACGCTCCGCAGTCTGGGAACGAGCAAATATACTTTTTTCCAGGCTCCTGTAATTTTTCACCCATCGCCAAAACCGAAAATGGGACAACAAATGACCGCTCTCCGATACACGCCGCCGAGACTTCCATGTTTCCCACCATGTGACACTGCTATATTCCGGCTGGTTGATACTACCTCCCCGCGGCTGCATAGAGCAGAGAAAACAGCACAAATATGAAGACACAGGATTCCTGGCCAACGTCAACATAATCTGTCAACATAATTAGTGAATGCAGTTTCATTTGTGAACTGAATTACAGCGCTCCGTATTAACACACTATCTATAGTTTTGGATCGTCTCCCCCTGCGACCGAATATTGGAAGCGCTCAGATTTGCGCACGCGTCGCTTTACACAAGGGCAGCAGCAACAGAGCCGGCATCGCTTGAGTGCAACAAGTACAGTATATTAAGGAAAGGAACGTTCTGGAGGCATTACGGAGGGTGAAGTATCTTATAGTTACTTTGTGGAATTTGGGGGTGGCCTCGTGGAAGGTGCTAGGTGGTGTACTTAAATACTTGTAGGGGAATTTAGTTCTCTATCCTGTCCATCTTCTGACGCATAATCCAGTCCAATAGGTAGCGATAATCCACCTCGGCGCAATTTGTTAGCCGCCAATTCCAGTGCGAGAAGTAGTAGTTATGGTTGCTTGATAATGACACGTTTTATGCTCGCCAAATAAAACGCCATCACACGGCAAATTTCAAAGAATCTAGGTTGCAGACGTGACTAGGGAGAGGGACCCCTGACACACAACTTTGCCCCGTATACAGTTACGTGTCACACCGCACACATTTAATAAGATGTGACACATATTTGTTTGatacataaataataaaaacaaagtaCAGCTATTTTAAGAGCAGTGAAATGGCACCAAGGCTGTGTCTAAGTTAACAATTAATATTACATAGCAGATGACTATTAAGAGCAACATTGGAATTTGAGACAGATCAGCTGTAGTGAGAGTAGATGACCTAGTAGGAGCTGCACTGCAGAAGCAATAAAACATTCAAAGCCTTGTGGGGTCAGACATGAGACCAGTCAGCCATGCTCTTTCAGGGCTGACCTCCATGCATTTTCCTGGGAGGTGCAGCGACGGCTCGCCCAGGGATCAGCCGGTTTGCCCCCACAAACACCTCATCCCAATGCTAAGGTCAGAAacggagcaggaagtgaggtttTGGGTGAGCAGATAAGGCCCGACGGTGGCCTGTGAGTTCTTTAATCAGCCCCATTTGACACCCAGAGATTTGGCCCATCAGTCAGCGACCACCTCCATGGCCGTATTGACTGTCGCGATTACACATTAACCTTTTAGCCAGAGTGCACCCAGGCCCAGGGTAAACACAGCACGGCCGCTGACCTGGAAACAACAGTCAGCCTTGTCTCTGCACCCACAGGCTCTCACCTGTCACGTAGATCAGTAACTCCTCTGAGCCGCCAAGTGCCTCCAGGACGTCACAGGGAAGAACAGGGAAGGACTCCAGCTGTCTGTCCGCAAGCAGCCGCGAATCTCTAAATTATCGATGGGATTCGCAGGCGGCACCGAGTGCCACAGACACCATCGTTAAAGTTTATGATGCTCCTGGGCTGTGATTAAGACTGTAATTAAAACTTCTCATTGAACCGTGGAGTGTTCAAATAGAACTTTGAATAGATTTACAGCATATCGCATTAACTGCATATGGCACATCTGCAAATCTGTATTATATTCGCAGGTCTATCTTAAAATCTCTCTTTTATCATACCTTTGTAACTGTACTCTTCCTTGTTCCTTCTAGTTGCAGTCAAAAGAGCaggatacatttcactgcatgttgtacctgtataactatgtatgtgacaattaaaagaatcttgaatcttaaAAGTATCTTGAAACCAGCCAGGCTTTGGACAGCAGCTGCTGAAGGGTCCGCTTGTGGAGGCCTGTACCCAGGATCAAGCTTCATGattgcatttaaatcatactGTCCCAGATCAGAATAACAAAACACCCCCAGTCTCCTGTGGCCTTGCATTTAAAGAGCAAAATGGAGCAGTCTGCCTCCCGTGAGAAATAGTGCTCCATACTTCCAACGAAAGTCTTATGAGgaaaggttagctgagctgaattggTTTagtctcgagcaaaggagactaaggggggacatgatccaggtatataaaattctaacaggtctggatgctgttcagccaaatggctacttcaatattagtttaaatactagccctcgtggccataggtggaaattagcgggagaacatttaaaaatgaatttaaggaagcacttctttacacagcatgtagttagagtatggaatagtcttcctgttagtgtagtgcaagctaaaatcctgggttcctttaaatcagagctagataagattaacAACTCTAAGCTATTAGTTAAATTCttcccaaacaagcttgatgggccaaacagcctcttgtttgtaaatttatgttcttatgcAAGTAAAGTTTGCACTGTAAACTGAAGTAAATGTTATGTGTAATGATTATTGTTCAAAGCTCAGACACTTAGACAAAGCTGGCCAGCGCACAGGTCTCTTATTCCATATCTTTTCAACCTATCCCAGCCCATCATACCGCCCTGCTGAGGGCTGCCTACATGTCAACCCCCACCCACAGCACGACAATATTGCACCCCTTGGGTATACGTCACTCATATTTTCGGTCTGTGTGGATCACtagcacagaaaacatgactgCTGCCCTCAAGTGGCTGTTGCTTATAACTGCAGAAATATCTatgaatctcccccccccccccagacaaaaACTCTTTTCCAATTGGACTGagatgctgaggtatcacctgccacacagctacactcaggttctcatcgaCGAAGTAGTttatgtggtgggtgtggcaacgcactgtaatcagtgcatgctccttaccccccaccccccattacaCACAACTAACCCCCCAGACTGCATATATGTAGGCTTACAGATCCTGACAGCAGCACATGGCCACAGGATCAAGGCTGTCTGCCTTCCCTGCACTTTGTTTTAGGCACCAATTACAAAGACAACAGAACCagacaaggcaggcaggcaaatgCACAGAATCTGCTTTATTGCTCACTTTCAGGCCATGAACTCGTAGGGAATTGGTTCCAGCAGCTGTGGTTGGTTTTTCTTGGTGCTGACAAAATGGGCAGGACGAGGTGCTGCCGGCTGCAAGAGAAAGACCAATCAGGATTTGTGTAGCCACAGACCTGCCAATCAAGGTGAAGGGCAATGCCTGTTGGCACGGTGGTGGGTGGGTGCACTGTGCTCACCTGGCGCTTGAGCTCCACCCAGGCACCGCCCTGCTTTGCCTCAGCTTTCTTCTTCTCATTTTCCTTGACGCGCTGCAGGAAGCTGTCTCTGCTCTTAGAGTGCTTGATGTGCTCGATGCGCACATTGATCCTCTTCGCCAGGATCTTACccctgtggggtggggtggggtggggtggggggtggggttgttaggattagggtttaaCAAACACCCATACACGACACTGTGCCCTCTGACAGGGAGGCTGGACTCAGAGTTCGTCTGCCAGCTTGCTGGATGGAGGACAGATGCTGTTCCCGCCTGAATGGCCAGCGAGGGCATAGACAACCCCCGCAGCAAAGTGAAGGCGggctctccacacacacaggcacacacgctCTATACCCGGGCTGTCAaaagccctgtgtagcttagttctttccctgttccaccacaaatgatggTAAACTAAAAACTGCGCAGggttctggccctccaggactggagtttgacacccctgctgtaTACTTACTTGACTTGCTTGTTGACAATGATGCCAACAGCATGCTGGGTGACATTGTACACACGACCAGTTTTGCCGTGGTAACACTTGTGTGGCATTCCCTTCTGTATGGTCCCAGTACCCTGTGAGACAGAGGCAGCACATCAGTGGATCTGTAGACAGCATGGTGGCACCAAGGGGGGCAGCTCAGAGTTCAAGCTGCTTTCAGTGCCGGTGAAGTCTCTTCATTCCACTGTTATGGAGATCGTTGGAGATGGTCATCATGAAGCAGCGTAATCTTTTATATGCCCAGAACAGGTACTAACCTTGATGTCGACAATGTCCCCCTTCTTGAAAATGCGCATGTAAGTGGACAGTGGGACAGGGCCTAGGAAAGAAACACGGGAGGGCCAGTAAATCACAGAGTACATCACACAACAGGAGAAAGACAGGACCACCCATGCTGCCCCACACTCACCATGCTTCCTGAAGGGCCGTGAGAACATGTACCTTGTACCCCTCCTCTTGCCCCTGGTGTTCGTCATGGTGTTCGTTCAACTGCAAGGATTATTTTTAAAGGTCATCATCAGGAGAGGAGCAATTAATCTGCAGATCACCACTCAAAGCACACCGCCACCATAAACCAAATTACCCAAAGGTACATTCACTTCTTTACATCAACATTGACCTTATCAAAAGCCTATGGAAAATTGATAGTATGTCAGTTGTAGTCAGATGTATTGACTTTGCAAATATCAAAGTGACCCAAACAATGCATGTTAAATCCGTCGAGACATTCTCGCTCGTTCTTAATATTGAGACGAAGTCTCGTTTCCCGATACAGGATGAAGGTACCAGCCAGAGCCCGGCAACTTTCTAGGCTTTATTTCTCCTCAGACTGCCGGATACCAGCTATGTCGGCACGTCATTCGCCAATAACACATGTATAACCCTGAGCACTCAGTACGGGAACCAGAGAGCCTTGATAAATAGTTGAGGTAATTAAATAGCATATGCCAATTTAACAAGGCCACTCCCTTGGAGTAGCAAAAAGAGCTCACCGAATAAGACTCCAGACCCGAAACATCGGATTTGGCCCTAGCAATACGGCCCACATGGCCGACATGCCACAGTCAAATCCCGTCTACGAGCCAACCACGACCCGCTAAGACCGCGTCTATCAAACACCCTAAAGCTaatgaaaatgtttttattaattatacGTAAAGCCAAGCGAATTCAAAACATATTTAATAGCTTATATAGAAAAATGCAGTGAGCTCATCTTACCTACGGTCTACCACAAGATGGCCGGTGCAACGAAAAGAAAGATAAAAGGACCCCGACTCCTCCTTCAACTGGAAGAGTTAGGTGTACTGTCAGCCGCCTGACAAAAAAACAAGGACCCTGGACTCCAACCTTCAACTACGAGAGTTAGGTGTACTGTCAGGCGCCTAACCAAAATTAGTATAGACGTTCGATGCTTACAACAGAATACATCAAGAGAAGGAAGGTTTGGTCTTATATCGCCTGATTGCCGTATTAAAAAATGGCCTCGTTCTTCTGTCTGCCATTCACATTTCATTAAACAGACAGTAAATGTGTTAAGTAGAATTACGAAAAACATGCCTTGATCCAGAATGTGTTGCATTCGGCCCCGGTGACGTGTCGTTTATGACTACACGTACACATGTTCCCAAGGAGAAAATTATTTGCATTTCAGCAATGGAACAAAAATTGCACAGCTACAAACACAAATGGCAGGACCTCAAGACAAAGAACAAAGACGATACAATATCGTGCACGGATGAATACATAAATGGTGAAACATAAAAGTAACGGGGTGTATGTTGCAATGTTGTTAAACCCAGTGCGTTCCTCGTATATAGCCGTGTGTCAGAAACTGTGTGTCATTGCCCCGTATACAGCTGTGTGCCAGTGACCGTGTGTCAGTGCCCCGTGTACAGCTGTTTGTCAGTGACTGTGTATCAGTACACCGTATAGAGCTGTGTGTCAGAGACCATGTGTCAGTGCCCCGTATACAGCTGGGTGTCAGTGATCGTGTGTCATTGCCCCGTATACAGCTGTGTGTCAGTGACCGTGTGTCAGTACCCCATATACAGCTGTGTGTCAGTGACCGTTTGTCAGTGCCCCGTATACAGCTGTTTGTCAGTGACCGTGTGTCAGTGCCCAGTATAGAGCTATGTGTCAGAGACCATGTGTCAGTGCCCCGTATACAGCTGTTTGTCAGTGACCGTGTGTCAGTGCCCAGTATAGAGCTATGTGTCAGAGACCATGTGTCAGTGCCCCGTATACAGCTGTGTGTCAGTGACCGTGTGTCATTGCCCCGTATAGAACTGTGTGTCAGAGAccttgtgtcagtgccctgtaTACAGTTGTGTGTCAGTGACTGTGTGTCATTGCCCTGTATTCAGCTGTATATCAGAGACTGTGTGTCAGTGCCCCGTATAGAGATGTGTGTCAGTGACCGTGTGTCATTGCCCCGTATACAGCTGTATGCCAGTGACCGTGTGTCAGTGCCCCGTGTACAGCTGTTTGTCAGTGACCGTGTATCAGTACACCGTATAGAGCTGTGTGTCAGAGACCATGTGTCAGTGCCCCATATACAGCTGGGTGTCAGTGACCGTGTGTCATTGCCCCGTATACAGCTGTGTGTCAGTGACCGTGTGTCAGTACCCCATATACAGCTGTGTGTCAGTGACCGTGTGTCAGTACCCCATATACAGCTGGGTGTCAGTGACCGTGTGTCATTGCCCCGTATACAGCTGTGTGTCAGTGACCGTGTGTCAGTACCCCATATACAGCTGTGTGTCAGTGACCGTGTGTCATTGCCCCGTATACAGTTACGTGTCACACCGCACACATTTAATAAGATGTGACACATATTTCATGACAAAGATACACCAGCAgctacaaaaacacacagacacacatacaggcatTAATTCTCCACAGGGACCTAGTGACCGGTTTATTTCGACCTCAAGATCACCCTTCCCTTCCCATCAGTGTGCTGGGCAGGACCCGGGCTTGTTTCGCATACTGCGGGGGGCTTCAGTCTTTCAGTCTGCGGTGTCTCGGTCACCCCCACCCTCCGCAGCTCGCACAGTCGCAGTCGGTGGAGCTGCTCACGTATCGGACACATATCGTGTCCTGCTTTCTGCGCACAAAGGACTCCCTCCTGCCGGTCGCAGCCTTCTCTACGGCTCTGCGCTCCCACCTGAACCGCCGCCCTGCCTGATGGAAGAAGTACCAGCTCCAGCGGTCATTTAGAGCCGGCGCCTCGCCGCTGACAGCCAAGGTACGTCGCAGTATGAATGACAGACAGTCGGGGATCTTTATGCAAACCCCTGGCGGCGAAGTTCATATTATATGTGCCGCTGAAATGGACGTACGAAGCCGCATCGCCGCCGAAATGGCCGGTTTGTTCTGCATGATGTGCAACATCCAGTGCGGAGATGCAGGGGAGGAGGATGCTGCGGGAAAGTTGCCGTAAAAAACGCCCCAGAGCCTCTTTGTCTATGGCAGGATCGGAAAGTGTATTTGTTAAGTAATATTTGATATAATCGTTATTTCTGGTTTTTGTGTCTGGCtgataattatattataattatatattttcaCTGAATACGCTTTCCTGCGATCTTCATTGTAGAGAAATTTCATCAGAGGCTTCGTGTTTAAAGGAAATATCGTAGATCCGAACATGGATCATTATGCACTTTTTATCATGTCATTTAGAGCAAGTTGAATGAATATAGGGCTCATGTAAGCGTGTGTGAGTGTCATTGTGTGCATTTATATGTAACGTGTGTGTACTGGTGCGAATGCTTGTGTTCATGTGATTGGGTTGCCGGTAGCAAACATACATATTAACTGTGTATTTGTTGAGTGTGTCATTAATCAGCCGTAAAAATTGCCTCTTCCAGACAGAGGGTGTGTATACTGCGTGTGATTCCTGATCAGCTGTTGTATCTGCTCATATAGGCTTGC
Coding sequences within it:
- the rpl21 gene encoding 60S ribosomal protein L21, coding for MTNTRGKRRGTRYMFSRPFRKHGPVPLSTYMRIFKKGDIVDIKGTGTIQKGMPHKCYHGKTGRVYNVTQHAVGIIVNKQVKGKILAKRINVRIEHIKHSKSRDSFLQRVKENEKKKAEAKQGGAWVELKRQPAAPRPAHFVSTKKNQPQLLEPIPYEFMA